One window from the genome of Pyrobaculum ferrireducens encodes:
- a CDS encoding AAA family ATPase, with product MADVVAVAGLPGAGKTTLARLIEKMGYSYYSLGDVVRLDAQRRGYTPDKAAVNLRLEMGRRAVVNILLKNVEPGGKIVIDGVRSLEEVEAIEEHLGPTFLIYVVASRRTRYQRLAARGRSDDPAVYSQFLLRDLRELRFGLADLLARADYIVVNEKPIEELERELRGLL from the coding sequence GTGGCTGACGTAGTAGCTGTAGCTGGACTCCCCGGGGCTGGGAAGACTACACTGGCTAGGTTAATTGAGAAGATGGGGTACAGCTACTACAGCCTAGGCGACGTGGTTAGGCTAGACGCTCAGAGGCGTGGGTACACGCCTGACAAGGCGGCGGTGAACCTACGCCTAGAAATGGGGAGGAGGGCCGTGGTAAACATACTTCTAAAAAACGTCGAGCCTGGCGGAAAGATTGTAATCGACGGAGTGAGGAGCCTAGAGGAGGTTGAGGCCATCGAGGAGCACCTAGGCCCCACCTTTCTCATATACGTAGTCGCCTCTAGAAGAACGAGGTATCAGAGACTCGCGGCGAGGGGTAGGAGTGATGATCCGGCTGTTTATTCCCAGTTCCTCCTAAGAGATCTCAGAGAGTTGAGGTTCGGCCTCGCGGATCTCCTCGCCAGGGCCGACTACATCGTTGTCAACGAGAAGCCTATTGAG